One stretch of Caloramator mitchellensis DNA includes these proteins:
- a CDS encoding ClpP family protease, producing the protein MPKKKNDDKPQTIENDEIQPVEKEKANEKLDNLKEVGSPTIPDYNSDIFTITIIGQIEGHTILPPQTKTTRYEHLLPQLVSIEENPNIKGVLVILNTVGGDVEAGLAIAEMINSLSKPTVSLVIGGGHSIGVPLAVSTDYSFISPTATMTIHPIRMNGLIIGVPQTFEYFSKMQDRILNFIERNSSINKERLREMMLQTDELLNDMGTILIGKQAVEEGLINEVGGLSQAINKLKEMINQRQN; encoded by the coding sequence ATGCCGAAAAAAAAGAATGATGATAAACCTCAAACAATAGAAAATGATGAAATACAGCCAGTTGAAAAAGAAAAAGCAAATGAAAAACTTGATAATCTGAAGGAAGTTGGGAGTCCCACTATTCCTGATTATAATTCTGATATTTTTACGATAACGATAATCGGGCAGATTGAGGGACACACAATTCTTCCACCACAAACCAAGACGACAAGATATGAGCATCTTTTACCTCAACTTGTTTCAATCGAAGAGAATCCAAACATTAAGGGAGTTTTAGTTATATTAAATACAGTTGGTGGTGATGTAGAAGCTGGTCTTGCAATTGCAGAAATGATTAATAGTTTATCAAAACCTACAGTATCACTGGTTATAGGTGGGGGACATAGTATTGGGGTTCCACTTGCTGTTTCAACTGATTATTCTTTCATTTCACCTACAGCTACAATGACTATTCATCCTATAAGGATGAATGGACTGATAATTGGAGTGCCACAGACTTTTGAATATTTTAGTAAAATGCAGGATAGAATATTAAACTTTATTGAAAGAAATTCAAGTATAAATAAGGAAAGATTAAGAGAAATGATGCTTCAGACTGATGAACTATTAAATGATATGGGAACAATATTAATTGGAAAACAGGCGGTTGAAGAAGGCCTTATTAACGAAGTTGGAGGATTGAGCCAGGCAATAAACAAGTTAAAGGAAATGATAAATCAAAGGCAAAACTGA
- a CDS encoding metallophosphoesterase family protein, translated as MKFLFFTDTHIRGNNPKSRKDNFVETLKNKFIELVEVTKSEKIDAVLFGGDLFERPDVSISVVKEFLSIIKRFPLPIYSVIGNHDVFGQNPEVVGKTMLGILEETGIIEFLSKEPKLFAGEGKTVQITGGHYFYGVDDENKDSYILNEKSADFAIHIVHGFLLDRPFIKGIHHTLIDEICNKTMADITIAGHYHSGFGIKKYDKKYFINPGAIARVSNSISEIDRMPSYLVIEINDDISIELRQLKCAKKGEEVLDKEKLQEEYKKMNLINEFANQITSYGNFETLKLEKLINEIATIENIPEDIKKEALDRLTKAQELISLEEVID; from the coding sequence ATGAAGTTTTTGTTTTTTACCGATACTCATATCAGAGGAAATAATCCTAAGTCGAGAAAAGATAATTTTGTTGAAACATTAAAAAACAAGTTTATTGAACTTGTTGAAGTGACTAAGTCAGAAAAAATAGATGCGGTATTATTTGGCGGAGATTTATTTGAAAGGCCAGATGTATCCATATCTGTTGTTAAAGAATTTTTATCTATCATAAAAAGATTTCCGTTGCCTATTTATTCAGTTATAGGAAATCACGATGTTTTTGGACAAAATCCTGAAGTTGTTGGAAAAACTATGTTGGGAATACTTGAAGAAACGGGGATAATTGAATTTTTAAGCAAAGAACCAAAACTATTTGCTGGGGAGGGTAAAACTGTTCAAATTACAGGTGGGCATTATTTTTATGGAGTTGATGATGAAAATAAAGATTCATATATATTGAATGAAAAATCAGCTGATTTTGCAATTCACATCGTTCATGGTTTTCTACTTGACAGACCTTTTATCAAAGGAATACATCATACACTAATTGATGAAATATGCAATAAGACGATGGCTGATATAACAATAGCCGGTCACTATCACTCAGGGTTTGGAATAAAAAAATATGATAAAAAGTATTTTATTAATCCAGGTGCAATAGCAAGAGTAAGCAATTCAATCTCAGAAATAGACAGAATGCCTTCTTATTTAGTAATTGAAATAAATGATGACATTTCTATAGAATTGAGGCAATTGAAGTGTGCTAAAAAGGGAGAAGAAGTTTTAGATAAAGAGAAGCTACAAGAAGAATACAAGAAGATGAATTTAATTAATGAATTTGCAAATCAAATTACATCCTACGGAAACTTTGAAACGCTAAAATTAGAAAAATTGATAAATGAAATAGCAACTATTGAAAACATTCCAGAAGATATTAAAAAGGAAGCTCTGGACAGATTAACTAAGGCACAGGAACTAATCTCTTTAGAGGAAGTGATTGATTGA
- a CDS encoding AAA family ATPase codes for MRYIKTIEIENFQSHKHSKIDFVNGLNVISGPSDNGKTAIIRALKWVLYNEPKGADFIRQGESNCKVTLTLDDNTVIIREKSKNKNIYILVNPEGHETRFEGFGNDIPEDIIKAHGIRKVYIDEKSVESINIAEQLQGPFLLSESGPIKAKAIGKLVGVHYIDAALKMLDRDILNFEVSRKKIIEGIDKTNQDLKQYENLEEELNYLKLKEQLVDKIKLLDEKIKILLKYKYEIEEINKEISKINYYLNYLKPANELYLIVNNLINLNEKYKKFQKLNMQLCNLTDEINNNQNVLELTQHTEFAVEKYQTFIEKANQLTFMVDKLNKYSTTVKDIEKLFYILNLLVKVSNAEKYRDFVENRINKLKTLYDKLNDFNSLNKSISKGEEYIGYFRLINKANQNFNEASEQLEKFNRINELFSKLKQLNLEIETEKNNIETHSKENEKYIKEYAQYLKKLGKCPVCLSEINENSIEHVLNELKGEI; via the coding sequence ATGAGATATATAAAGACTATTGAAATAGAAAATTTTCAATCACATAAACATTCAAAAATAGATTTTGTAAATGGATTGAATGTAATTTCTGGACCGTCCGACAATGGTAAGACAGCTATAATAAGAGCTCTCAAATGGGTTCTATATAATGAACCTAAAGGAGCAGATTTTATAAGGCAGGGCGAAAGCAATTGCAAGGTAACCTTAACGTTAGATGATAATACTGTTATTATTAGAGAAAAAAGTAAAAATAAGAATATATATATTTTAGTTAATCCCGAAGGCCATGAAACTAGATTTGAGGGTTTTGGTAATGATATTCCCGAAGATATTATAAAGGCGCATGGCATTAGAAAGGTTTATATTGATGAAAAATCTGTTGAAAGCATTAATATAGCCGAACAGTTACAAGGCCCTTTTTTATTAAGCGAGTCAGGACCAATTAAGGCAAAGGCTATAGGAAAACTAGTAGGCGTTCATTATATTGATGCTGCTTTGAAGATGCTCGATAGGGATATATTAAATTTTGAAGTAAGCAGAAAAAAGATAATTGAAGGTATAGATAAAACTAATCAAGACCTGAAACAATATGAAAATTTAGAAGAAGAGTTGAATTACTTAAAGTTAAAAGAACAATTAGTCGATAAAATCAAGCTGCTTGATGAAAAAATTAAAATTTTATTAAAATATAAATATGAAATTGAAGAAATTAATAAAGAAATCAGTAAAATAAATTATTATTTAAATTATCTGAAGCCTGCAAACGAATTATATTTAATTGTAAATAATCTAATAAATTTAAATGAAAAATATAAGAAATTTCAAAAGCTGAATATGCAGCTGTGTAATTTGACAGATGAGATTAATAACAACCAAAATGTTTTAGAGCTTACTCAACACACGGAATTTGCCGTTGAAAAATACCAAACATTTATTGAAAAAGCAAACCAGCTTACTTTTATGGTAGATAAACTTAACAAATATTCTACAACAGTAAAGGATATTGAAAAATTGTTTTATATTTTAAATTTGCTTGTTAAAGTTTCAAATGCTGAAAAATACAGAGATTTTGTTGAGAATAGAATAAATAAATTAAAGACACTTTATGACAAATTAAATGACTTTAATTCTTTGAACAAGTCTATTTCAAAGGGAGAAGAATATATTGGATATTTTAGATTAATAAATAAAGCTAATCAAAACTTTAATGAAGCTAGTGAGCAATTAGAAAAATTTAATAGGATTAATGAATTATTTTCGAAGTTAAAACAATTAAATTTAGAAATTGAAACGGAAAAAAACAATATAGAAACTCATAGTAAAGAAAATGAAAAATATATAAAAGAATATGCTCAGTATCTAAAAAAACTTGGAAAGTGTCCAGTGTGCCTATCGGAGATTAATGAAAATTCTATAGAACATGTTCTAAACGAATTGAAAGGAGAAATTTAA
- the pgsA gene encoding CDP-diacylglycerol--glycerol-3-phosphate 3-phosphatidyltransferase: MNLANKLTILRIILVPVFLFFIAIKIKYGNLFAAAIFIIAAITDTLDGYIARSRKEVTKFGKFMDPLADKLIVTSALVSLVELEKIASWAVMIIVAREFAVTGLRSLAASEGRVIAASNWGKAKTVIQIIAIIASLVEVPYSEILMAIAIVITIVSGVDYFVKNKDVIDYRT; the protein is encoded by the coding sequence ATGAATCTAGCAAATAAGCTTACTATACTTAGAATTATTCTTGTTCCTGTATTTCTTTTCTTTATTGCTATTAAAATTAAATACGGTAATCTTTTTGCTGCAGCAATATTTATAATAGCTGCTATTACTGATACTTTGGATGGATATATTGCTCGTAGTAGAAAGGAAGTAACTAAATTTGGAAAATTTATGGACCCGCTGGCAGATAAACTTATTGTAACATCGGCCCTTGTTTCTCTTGTTGAACTTGAAAAAATAGCTTCATGGGCAGTTATGATTATAGTTGCAAGAGAATTTGCAGTAACAGGACTTCGCTCCCTTGCTGCTTCAGAAGGTAGAGTTATTGCGGCAAGCAACTGGGGCAAAGCAAAAACAGTTATTCAAATAATTGCAATAATAGCATCGCTAGTCGAAGTTCCCTATAGCGAAATACTGATGGCTATTGCAATAGTTATTACAATTGTTTCAGGCGTTGATTATTTTGTTAAAAATAAAGATGTTATAGATTATAGAACGTGA
- a CDS encoding FtsK/SpoIIIE family DNA translocase gives MGKAKNKNQKFITEIYGIITTAVSLLIIISIFFKPTGIVGKIFVDFFFGLLGIGAYLFPFALILIGIFMIINKNIKLRQRFVAIWLLIFDIVLFIHVKYSNEFVKLKFKTKLIKIYNIGITRKGGGILSELIDLPLLKLFGEIGAYIVLTAIAIILVILITEKSVGDIIKFMLTKIHNFNLNMKTKEKANKQLNEELDENIDENENSEINIVEPIKIKEHDSFENKKGSKLINLNNSDNGKENKNKSEDVNINIPSENLSQKNIHYTIPPINILSETKIKSSATDKKELINNAKALEETLQSFGIEAKVVQVTKGPSVTRYELHPGAGVKVSRIVNLADDIALNLAAPSVRIEAPIPGKSAIGIEVPNKEVIPVSLREVIESEEFIKFNSPVAFALGKDISGKCVVTDIAKMPHLLIAGATGSGKSVCINTLITSLIYKSSPNDVKMLLIDPKVVELSIYNGIPHLIIPVVTEPKKAASALEWAVLEMTNRYKLFADNNVRNIESYNKLMEDKGDGVKLPKIVVIIDELADLMMVAPNEVEDAITRLAQMARAAGIHLIIATQRPSVDVITGVIKANIPSRISFAVSSQIDSRTILDMAGAEKLLGKGDMLFLPIGENKPIRIQGAFISEKEVENIVEYLKKSSEVEYNEDIIEKINQSKDKVEFDEEADELLPEAIELAVELGQISASMIQRRLRVGFNRAARLIEEMEKRGVVGPQDGSKPRQVLITKDEF, from the coding sequence ATGGGGAAAGCTAAGAACAAGAATCAGAAATTTATTACTGAAATTTATGGGATAATTACAACGGCTGTTTCTCTATTAATAATAATAAGTATTTTTTTTAAACCTACAGGCATCGTTGGAAAAATATTTGTAGATTTCTTTTTTGGTCTATTAGGTATAGGTGCTTATTTATTTCCCTTTGCATTAATATTAATAGGTATTTTTATGATAATCAATAAGAATATTAAGCTAAGGCAAAGATTTGTTGCTATTTGGTTATTAATATTTGATATAGTATTATTTATTCATGTCAAATATTCTAATGAGTTTGTTAAACTTAAATTTAAAACTAAACTTATTAAAATATACAATATAGGTATTACAAGAAAGGGTGGAGGAATATTAAGCGAACTAATCGATTTGCCATTATTAAAGCTTTTTGGAGAAATTGGAGCATATATAGTTCTTACTGCAATTGCAATTATATTGGTAATATTAATTACAGAAAAATCAGTGGGTGACATAATTAAATTTATGTTAACCAAGATACATAATTTTAATTTAAATATGAAGACAAAGGAGAAAGCAAACAAACAATTAAATGAAGAATTAGATGAAAATATTGATGAGAATGAAAATTCAGAAATAAATATCGTTGAACCAATTAAAATAAAAGAGCATGATTCTTTTGAGAATAAGAAAGGCTCAAAATTGATTAATTTAAATAATTCAGATAATGGCAAAGAAAATAAGAACAAGAGCGAAGATGTCAATATAAACATTCCGAGTGAGAATTTGAGTCAAAAAAATATCCATTATACCATTCCTCCAATCAACATATTAAGTGAAACTAAAATTAAATCATCAGCAACAGATAAGAAGGAATTAATAAATAACGCAAAGGCGCTTGAAGAAACTTTACAGAGTTTTGGAATAGAAGCAAAGGTAGTTCAGGTGACAAAGGGACCATCAGTTACAAGGTATGAACTCCATCCAGGAGCTGGGGTTAAAGTTAGTAGAATTGTCAATCTTGCAGATGACATAGCGCTTAATCTTGCAGCTCCTAGCGTTAGAATTGAAGCACCAATCCCTGGGAAATCAGCAATAGGTATAGAAGTTCCAAATAAAGAAGTAATTCCTGTAAGCCTTAGAGAGGTGATTGAGTCCGAGGAATTTATAAAGTTTAATTCACCAGTTGCTTTTGCTCTTGGTAAAGATATAAGCGGAAAATGTGTTGTAACAGATATAGCAAAGATGCCGCACCTTTTAATTGCAGGGGCAACAGGTTCTGGCAAAAGTGTATGTATTAACACATTGATAACCAGCCTTATATATAAATCATCACCTAATGATGTTAAAATGCTTTTAATAGACCCAAAGGTTGTTGAACTATCAATTTATAATGGTATACCCCATTTGATAATTCCGGTTGTTACCGAACCTAAAAAAGCAGCGTCTGCGCTTGAATGGGCTGTTTTAGAAATGACAAATAGATATAAGCTATTTGCTGATAATAATGTCAGAAATATTGAAAGCTATAATAAATTAATGGAAGATAAAGGAGATGGGGTTAAACTGCCCAAAATAGTAGTAATTATTGATGAATTGGCTGATTTGATGATGGTAGCTCCAAATGAAGTAGAGGATGCTATAACGAGGCTTGCGCAAATGGCAAGAGCAGCAGGAATACATCTTATTATTGCAACGCAAAGGCCTTCCGTTGATGTTATTACTGGAGTTATTAAGGCTAACATTCCCTCAAGGATTTCGTTTGCTGTTTCTAGCCAAATAGACTCAAGAACAATTCTTGATATGGCAGGAGCTGAAAAACTTTTAGGTAAGGGCGATATGTTATTTTTACCTATTGGTGAAAATAAACCTATAAGGATACAAGGGGCTTTTATATCTGAAAAGGAAGTCGAGAATATAGTAGAATACTTAAAAAAATCCTCTGAAGTTGAATATAACGAAGACATTATTGAAAAAATTAACCAGAGCAAGGATAAGGTTGAATTTGATGAGGAAGCAGACGAATTACTTCCTGAGGCTATAGAACTTGCGGTTGAACTTGGTCAAATATCAGCATCTATGATACAAAGAAGACTAAGAGTGGGATTTAATAGAGCAGCAAGGTTGATAGAAGAGATGGAAAAAAGAGGAGTAGTAGGCCCACAGGATGGCAGTAAACCAAGGCAGGTATTAATTACAAAAGATGAATTTTAA
- the rimO gene encoding 30S ribosomal protein S12 methylthiotransferase RimO yields the protein MFNVGFISLGCDKNRVDAEIMLSILSKNGYTIVNDEKKADVIIVNTCGFIESAKMESIETILEMAKNKEEGQCKSIIVTGCMAQRYREELLQEMPEIDAILGVGSYRDICDIVDKTLKGINGIVKVDPLDFRLEMEDRILTTPSHYAYVKIAEGCNNNCSYCIIPKLRGRFRSKRIEDIITEVEQLAQKNVKEVILVAQDTTMYGVDIYGKKELPKLLNEIEKIEGIEWIRLMYAYPEEITDELIETIRDSKKVLHYFDIPIQHISDKILRKMNRRTTKGQIIELIDKIRKQIDDAVIRTSIIVGFPGETDDDFDELKEFLYEYKLERVGIFTYSPEEGTAAFEMSDQIDVEIKEKRKDILMRQQSYISAQNNQNLLGKIFDVIIDGKNNKGQYFGRTYGDAPEIDQNVFVNSNNLNKGDIVKVKINKTYTYDLAGDVYYESSK from the coding sequence ATGTTTAATGTAGGTTTTATATCACTTGGTTGTGATAAAAACAGAGTAGATGCAGAGATTATGTTATCAATTTTATCAAAAAATGGATATACTATAGTTAATGATGAGAAAAAAGCTGATGTTATTATAGTTAATACTTGTGGCTTTATTGAATCAGCTAAAATGGAATCAATAGAAACAATATTAGAAATGGCTAAAAATAAAGAAGAGGGACAATGTAAATCTATTATCGTTACTGGTTGCATGGCTCAAAGATACAGAGAAGAATTACTCCAGGAAATGCCAGAAATTGACGCAATACTTGGAGTCGGAAGTTATAGAGATATTTGTGATATAGTAGACAAAACACTGAAGGGTATTAATGGAATAGTAAAAGTAGACCCTTTAGATTTTAGACTTGAAATGGAAGATAGAATACTTACTACGCCAAGTCATTATGCTTATGTTAAAATTGCTGAAGGATGTAATAACAACTGTTCATATTGTATAATACCGAAACTAAGAGGCAGATTTAGAAGCAAGAGGATTGAGGACATAATAACAGAAGTAGAGCAGCTTGCACAAAAAAATGTAAAGGAAGTAATATTAGTAGCTCAGGATACAACAATGTATGGAGTTGATATATACGGAAAGAAAGAACTACCAAAACTTCTAAATGAAATTGAAAAAATTGAGGGGATTGAATGGATACGTTTAATGTATGCTTATCCTGAAGAGATTACAGATGAACTGATTGAAACAATTAGGGATAGTAAAAAGGTATTGCATTATTTTGATATTCCTATCCAGCATATTAGCGATAAAATTTTAAGAAAAATGAATAGAAGAACTACAAAAGGACAAATAATTGAATTGATAGATAAAATTAGAAAACAAATTGATGATGCAGTAATTAGGACTTCAATAATTGTTGGTTTTCCAGGAGAAACTGATGATGATTTCGACGAGTTAAAGGAATTTTTGTATGAGTATAAACTTGAGAGAGTGGGAATTTTCACATATTCTCCTGAAGAAGGAACAGCTGCATTTGAAATGTCGGACCAAATAGATGTTGAAATTAAGGAAAAAAGAAAGGACATTTTAATGAGACAACAAAGCTATATATCTGCACAAAATAACCAAAACTTGTTAGGAAAAATATTTGATGTTATAATAGATGGTAAGAACAATAAGGGGCAATATTTCGGAAGAACTTATGGTGATGCACCAGAAATTGACCAGAACGTATTTGTTAATTCAAATAATTTAAATAAAGGCGATATTGTTAAAGTGAAGATTAATAAAACTTATACTTATGATTTGGCGGGAGATGTTTATTATGAATCTAGCAAATAA
- a CDS encoding regulatory protein RecX: MKIVDIQKSKYNDYYIIKLDNQVSFTSTIEDLIKYDIKEGRNYTVDEINEIIYNCEFSRAYNYSLKILGIKRYTTKEVREKMINKGFSNDIVNKVIEKLTDYNLLDDEKYAIMFINDCLNKKVGTRNIRLKLLNKGIKVDLKEIDIDEDEIYKNAKTLALKKLRNIKDSKHIKGRLYNFLSYKGYESDLVLKVLREILNDNFEDGD; the protein is encoded by the coding sequence ATGAAAATTGTTGATATTCAAAAATCCAAGTATAACGATTATTATATTATTAAATTGGATAATCAAGTTTCTTTTACATCAACTATCGAAGATTTAATTAAGTATGACATAAAAGAAGGAAGAAATTATACAGTTGATGAAATTAATGAAATAATTTATAACTGTGAATTTAGTAGAGCATATAATTACTCTTTAAAAATATTAGGAATCAAACGATATACCACAAAAGAAGTTCGAGAAAAAATGATAAACAAAGGTTTTTCAAATGATATAGTTAACAAAGTTATTGAAAAACTTACAGACTATAATTTATTGGACGATGAAAAATATGCTATAATGTTTATAAATGATTGTTTAAATAAAAAAGTTGGAACAAGAAATATTAGATTAAAATTATTAAATAAGGGAATCAAAGTAGATTTAAAAGAAATAGATATTGATGAAGATGAAATTTATAAAAATGCCAAAACATTAGCTCTAAAAAAACTAAGAAATATTAAAGATAGTAAACACATTAAAGGCAGGCTCTATAATTTTTTATCTTATAAAGGTTATGAAAGTGATTTAGTATTAAAGGTATTAAGAGAAATATTAAATGATAATTTTGAAGATGGTGATTAA
- a CDS encoding ATPase, whose product MYDDIIAKYSQDLENEYKNYYIKEGIKQNLLLTLKEQNEKLIQIEDELERLRKVKVLLKKTSEFAREQSKSQMEYLITQCLQYIFDGNIEFKIELREKADKIDAEFYVVSNHNGTIVATKPQEARGGGVVDIISLAIRVAMMEIHSPKIEGPLVLDEPAKHVSDDYIVNVAEFIKNLSDMFNRQVIMVTHNVHLLENGDYVYRVTLNNGISQVEQLKGSLT is encoded by the coding sequence ATGTATGACGATATAATAGCAAAATATAGTCAAGATTTAGAAAATGAGTATAAGAACTACTATATAAAAGAAGGTATTAAACAGAATTTGCTCCTAACTTTAAAGGAGCAAAATGAAAAATTGATTCAAATAGAAGATGAGTTGGAAAGATTACGAAAAGTGAAGGTATTGCTAAAAAAGACATCCGAATTTGCTAGAGAACAGTCAAAGAGTCAGATGGAATATTTGATAACTCAATGTCTTCAATATATTTTTGATGGCAATATCGAATTTAAAATTGAGCTTAGAGAAAAAGCAGATAAAATAGATGCAGAATTTTATGTTGTTTCAAATCATAATGGAACAATCGTAGCAACTAAACCTCAAGAAGCCAGGGGTGGGGGAGTAGTTGACATTATTTCGCTTGCAATTAGAGTAGCCATGATGGAAATTCATTCTCCTAAGATTGAAGGCCCACTTGTTTTAGATGAACCAGCTAAACATGTAAGTGATGATTACATAGTCAATGTTGCCGAGTTTATTAAGAATTTATCGGATATGTTTAATAGGCAAGTAATAATGGTCACTCACAATGTTCATCTATTAGAGAATGGTGACTATGTATACAGGGTTACATTAAATAATGGGATAAGCCAAGTTGAACAGCTCAAGGGTAGCTTGACATGA
- the recA gene encoding recombinase RecA, with product MNNEKLKALELAMSQIEKQFGKGSVMKLGENSKLNVEAISTGSLDLDIALGIGGVPRGRIVEIYGPESSGKTTVALHIVAEAQKTGGAAAFIDAEHALDPVYARKLGVDIENLIVSQPDTGEQALEIAEALVRSGAIDVLVIDSVAALVPKAEIEGEMGDAHVGLQARLMSQALRKLAGAINKSRCVAIFINQLREKVGVMFGNPETTPGGRALKFYASVRLDVRKVDGIKQGEDITGSRTRVKVVKNKVAPPFKQAEFDIMYGEGISRESNILDVGVSCDIVQKSGAWFSYKDVKLGQGRENAKVYLKDNPQIAVEIENKIREKYNLPLIQLSTIENHELKQAE from the coding sequence ATGAACAACGAAAAATTAAAGGCACTAGAATTGGCGATGAGCCAAATTGAAAAGCAATTTGGTAAAGGTTCTGTAATGAAGCTTGGTGAAAACTCTAAATTAAACGTTGAAGCTATCTCTACAGGTTCTTTAGATTTAGATATTGCACTTGGTATTGGTGGAGTTCCAAGGGGAAGAATAGTTGAAATTTATGGTCCTGAATCGTCAGGAAAAACTACTGTTGCACTTCATATTGTTGCAGAAGCACAAAAGACTGGCGGTGCAGCAGCATTCATTGATGCTGAGCATGCGTTAGACCCAGTTTATGCTAGAAAACTTGGAGTTGATATCGAAAATCTTATCGTATCACAACCAGATACAGGAGAACAAGCTCTTGAAATTGCTGAAGCGCTAGTAAGGTCGGGTGCTATAGATGTTTTAGTAATCGACTCTGTTGCTGCGCTTGTTCCAAAGGCTGAAATAGAAGGTGAAATGGGAGACGCCCATGTTGGATTGCAAGCAAGACTTATGTCACAAGCATTAAGAAAACTTGCCGGAGCTATTAATAAATCGAGATGTGTTGCAATTTTTATAAACCAATTAAGAGAAAAAGTAGGCGTTATGTTTGGAAATCCCGAAACTACTCCAGGTGGTAGAGCTTTAAAATTCTATGCATCGGTTAGACTTGACGTTAGAAAGGTTGACGGAATTAAGCAGGGTGAAGATATAACTGGAAGTAGAACAAGGGTAAAGGTTGTAAAAAATAAAGTTGCTCCTCCATTTAAGCAAGCCGAATTTGATATTATGTATGGTGAGGGTATTTCAAGAGAAAGTAACATACTCGATGTTGGTGTGTCTTGCGATATAGTTCAAAAGAGCGGAGCTTGGTTTTCGTATAAGGACGTTAAATTAGGTCAAGGAAGAGAAAATGCCAAAGTATATCTAAAGGACAATCCTCAAATTGCAGTTGAAATAGAAAACAAAATTCGTGAAAAGTATAATTTACCTTTGATACAATTAAGCACGATTGAAAATCATGAATTGAAGCAGGCTGAATAA